The genomic stretch GGAGGGGTCGGTGAGGACTTCCTGGTACCCGGTCATGCCGGTGTTGAAGATGACCTCGCCGCCCGCTTCGATGGGGCCGGTGAAGGATTCGCCCGGAAAGAGGGTGCCGTCTTCGAGGGCAAGGATCGCTTTCATAATTGCTCCCTGAGGATGTTCGTAACTCCGGCCAGATCCTCTTCGCGGTCCACGCCGTGGCAGGCGTGCCGCGTCAGGCTGACCCGGATGGGGATGCCGTTCTCCAAGAGCCGGAGCTGCTCCAGCTTTTCCCTGCGTTCCAGGGCGCCCGGAGGCAGGGCCGCGAAGGCCCGCAGCGCTTCCATGCGGAAGGCGTAAAGCCCGATGTGCAGCAGGTAGCCGTCGCCCGAACCGTCGCGGTCGAAGGGGATGGCCGATCTGGAAAAATAAAGCGCGTTGCCGTTCGTGGCAAGGGCCACCTTGACGCGGTCCGGCGAGGCGGCCTCTGCGGCGTCGATGCGTCCGGCCAGCGTGGCCACGCGCACCTCCGGCTCGCGGAACGGGCGCAGCAGGTCCGTGAGCATGGCCGGTTCCAGGCAGGGTTCGTCGCCCTGGATGTTGGCCACCACCGCGTCCGGCTCGACTCCGATCAGCTCGGCCGCTTCCAGAACGCGGTCCGTGCCGCTGGCGTGGTCGGGCCGCGTCATGACGGCGGGCACGCCAAGTTCTTCCGCCTTGGCCCGGATGCGCTCGTCGTCCGTGGCCAGGAGCACGCGCGCCAGCTCAGGGCAGCGCCGCGCCCGGTCGTAGACGTGCCAGAACATGGGCTTGCCCAGGATGTC from Paucidesulfovibrio longus DSM 6739 encodes the following:
- the kdsB gene encoding 3-deoxy-manno-octulosonate cytidylyltransferase; the encoded protein is MKEFPKCYGIIPARYASSRLPGKPLADILGKPMFWHVYDRARRCPELARVLLATDDERIRAKAEELGVPAVMTRPDHASGTDRVLEAAELIGVEPDAVVANIQGDEPCLEPAMLTDLLRPFREPEVRVATLAGRIDAAEAASPDRVKVALATNGNALYFSRSAIPFDRDGSGDGYLLHIGLYAFRMEALRAFAALPPGALERREKLEQLRLLENGIPIRVSLTRHACHGVDREEDLAGVTNILREQL